Proteins found in one Rhodobacter capsulatus SB 1003 genomic segment:
- a CDS encoding lysozyme, with product MQTSDKGVEALELEEGNVLRAYRCPAGKWTIGPGLTAASGVITPKAGMVITAQQSRDLTKKALAAKYEPRVALVMTGAKQHEFDAGVLFDWNTGAIQKASWVPLWARKAGKAAISEKFRLWNKGGGKVLPGLVKRRDRELRILFDAEYPVLLEIGRPSVSLARWVLKLNFDEKLNAMTAFGKLGYKVGLDSLAIPAAEIRRFQADHGLTIDGKIGRATLSTLQRRLDAAEKAKPVALASVSTTATGVSATAPTGMSDITDWIAAQPWAIGAAAAVIGLWGLWLAWAYRDVIAAKIQGRAPRLAATLRSF from the coding sequence ATGCAGACCAGCGATAAAGGCGTCGAGGCGCTTGAGCTCGAAGAAGGCAATGTCCTGCGGGCCTATCGGTGCCCCGCGGGCAAATGGACGATCGGGCCGGGCCTGACTGCCGCCTCGGGCGTCATTACTCCGAAGGCTGGCATGGTCATCACCGCCCAGCAATCGCGCGATCTGACCAAGAAAGCGTTGGCCGCGAAGTATGAGCCCCGTGTCGCCCTGGTGATGACCGGGGCCAAGCAGCACGAATTCGACGCGGGCGTTCTGTTCGATTGGAACACCGGGGCGATCCAGAAGGCGTCGTGGGTGCCGCTTTGGGCGCGCAAGGCCGGAAAAGCGGCGATTTCCGAGAAATTCCGCCTGTGGAACAAGGGTGGCGGCAAGGTGCTTCCCGGGCTGGTCAAGCGGCGCGATCGGGAACTGCGCATCCTGTTCGATGCGGAATATCCGGTGCTGCTGGAAATTGGCCGTCCTTCGGTCAGCCTTGCAAGATGGGTGCTGAAGCTCAATTTCGACGAAAAGCTGAACGCGATGACGGCCTTTGGAAAGCTCGGCTACAAAGTCGGGCTCGATTCCCTCGCCATTCCCGCGGCCGAGATCCGCCGCTTCCAGGCCGATCACGGTCTGACGATCGATGGCAAGATCGGCCGGGCCACCCTGTCCACCCTGCAACGGCGTCTCGATGCTGCCGAGAAGGCCAAGCCCGTCGCCTTGGCGAGTGTCAGCACCACGGCCACCGGCGTCAGCGCCACGGCTCCGACCGGCATGTCGGACATCACTGACTGGATCGCCGCGCAGCCTTGGGCGATCGGCGCTGCGGCCGCGGTGATCGGGCTGTGGGGCCTGTGGCTCGCGTGGGCCTACCGCGACGTGATCGCCGCGAAAATCCAAGGCCGCGCGCCGCGCCTGGCCGCGACCCTGAGGAGCTTCTGA
- a CDS encoding S24 family peptidase, producing MQFLARYKQDFAVNLDWLITGDGEMFQSSAGSSQGLPAPIMDFSQPDFVRLPVYNDVHASAGSGMVPASEQADGVVAFTRRFLANQGARPDHCSVIWARGTSMKPTIPDGALLVVDHSQREVEHGCIYVFNVSDRLLVKRARWRLDGRLELVSDNADEGYPVETFGAESVDQLRVVGRVVYFGRTP from the coding sequence ATGCAGTTCCTTGCTCGCTATAAACAGGATTTCGCTGTTAATCTGGATTGGCTTATCACCGGTGATGGAGAGATGTTTCAGTCTTCAGCAGGGAGCTCCCAAGGGCTCCCCGCGCCGATCATGGATTTCAGCCAACCGGATTTCGTCAGATTGCCCGTTTACAACGATGTGCACGCCTCGGCCGGGTCGGGCATGGTGCCCGCCTCAGAACAGGCCGACGGCGTGGTCGCCTTCACCCGCCGTTTCCTCGCCAACCAGGGCGCAAGACCGGATCACTGCTCGGTCATCTGGGCGCGTGGAACCTCGATGAAGCCGACGATCCCGGACGGCGCGCTTCTCGTCGTCGATCACAGCCAGCGCGAAGTCGAGCACGGCTGCATCTACGTCTTCAACGTCTCAGACCGGCTCCTGGTCAAACGCGCCAGATGGCGCCTCGACGGTCGTCTCGAACTCGTCTCGGACAATGCCGACGAGGGCTATCCGGTCGAGACCTTCGGCGCCGAATCCGTCGATCAACTGCGCGTCGTCGGCCGCGTCGTCTACTTTGGGAGGACGCCGTGA
- a CDS encoding HU family DNA-binding protein yields the protein MGKTFSKSDLVDAVAAQTGFAKTNVKDMLDATLGVITAQTEAGSKVTLMGFGSFEQRQKKARMGRNPATGEQVEIPASAHLAFKPAKPKKS from the coding sequence ATGGGCAAGACTTTCTCGAAATCCGACCTGGTCGACGCAGTCGCGGCCCAGACCGGTTTTGCCAAGACCAACGTCAAGGACATGCTGGACGCCACGCTGGGCGTGATCACCGCCCAGACCGAAGCCGGGTCGAAGGTGACCCTGATGGGCTTCGGCTCCTTTGAACAGCGTCAGAAAAAGGCGCGCATGGGCCGCAACCCGGCCACCGGGGAACAGGTCGAGATCCCCGCCAGCGCGCATCTCGCCTTCAAGCCCGCGAAGCCGAAGAAATCCTGA
- a CDS encoding host-nuclease inhibitor Gam family protein encodes MTVSNRSKKTKTKASALPIPQDDSEARSAIREIGDLNRKIARAEADLNDEIAALQEKYGTLVEPLRAEIEAKTEGLKMFCEVNRDRLTRGNKVKFARFTTGEISWKLRPAKVTIRKVDEVLATIKKLGLAAQFIRTKEELNKEAMLANRQLAKTIAGVTIGSDGEDFIVEPFETELPEGV; translated from the coding sequence ATGACGGTGTCTAACAGGTCCAAGAAGACCAAGACCAAGGCGAGCGCTTTGCCGATCCCGCAAGACGACAGCGAGGCGCGCAGCGCCATTCGCGAGATCGGCGATCTGAACCGGAAGATTGCCCGCGCCGAAGCGGATCTGAATGACGAAATCGCGGCCCTGCAGGAAAAATACGGGACGCTGGTCGAGCCGCTGCGTGCCGAGATCGAGGCGAAGACCGAAGGCCTGAAGATGTTCTGCGAGGTGAATCGCGACCGGCTCACGCGGGGCAACAAGGTCAAGTTCGCGCGCTTCACGACGGGCGAGATCAGCTGGAAGCTGCGGCCCGCGAAAGTGACGATCCGCAAGGTCGATGAGGTGCTTGCCACGATCAAGAAGCTGGGTCTGGCAGCGCAGTTCATTCGCACCAAGGAAGAGCTGAACAAGGAAGCGATGCTGGCCAACCGCCAGCTCGCCAAGACGATCGCCGGGGTCACGATCGGCAGCGACGGCGAAGATTTCATCGTGGAGCCGTTCGAGACCGAACTGCCGGAGGGGGTGTGA
- a CDS encoding helix-turn-helix domain-containing protein: protein MASFGPGELQMKVLQHLALPLTAPTIQIALALEVSPKRVSKAAASLVDRGYISRDRPGIYKITFRGLQAIADGKVITSGPVDASSNVLSRPETNGFRDRVWRSMRLRGTFTISDVVCDAVDGERDAMTNAGSYIRVLKSSGYVSELPGRRKGTKPGSNGLKRFRLDRNTGPRAPLHRSKLGIVHDFNTGEDIPCR, encoded by the coding sequence ATGGCGAGCTTTGGCCCCGGAGAGCTGCAGATGAAGGTGCTGCAGCACCTTGCGCTTCCGCTGACGGCACCGACGATCCAGATCGCCCTTGCGCTGGAGGTGTCCCCGAAGCGGGTGTCGAAAGCGGCGGCGTCGCTGGTCGATCGCGGTTATATCTCCCGCGATCGGCCCGGGATCTACAAGATCACCTTCCGCGGGTTACAGGCCATTGCCGATGGCAAGGTCATCACCAGCGGCCCGGTCGATGCCTCTAGCAATGTGCTGTCGCGCCCCGAAACGAACGGGTTTCGCGATCGCGTCTGGCGCTCGATGCGGCTGCGCGGGACCTTCACGATCTCGGATGTGGTCTGCGATGCCGTCGATGGCGAGCGCGACGCGATGACCAACGCCGGGAGCTATATCCGCGTCCTGAAATCCTCCGGGTATGTGTCGGAGCTGCCCGGGCGTCGGAAGGGCACGAAGCCCGGGTCGAATGGGCTGAAGCGGTTTCGCCTGGATCGCAACACCGGACCCCGGGCGCCGCTGCATCGTTCGAAACTGGGCATCGTGCACGATTTCAACACCGGGGAGGATATCCCGTGTCGCTGA
- a CDS encoding helix-turn-helix domain-containing protein — MTLSPDVPESLVDVAETFGLGVALSLMQHFGGQEVEFPRRKPSAELVKVLGEGVAAQLCHFLSGQRLYVPHGRSRMRRLDVQRLADTGRGRREIAATLGISQRHVRRLANRPPDQLPLFPDD; from the coding sequence ATGACCCTCAGCCCTGACGTGCCCGAGTCGCTTGTCGATGTGGCGGAAACCTTTGGGCTTGGCGTTGCCCTCAGTCTCATGCAACATTTCGGGGGGCAGGAAGTCGAGTTTCCGCGCCGCAAGCCCTCGGCCGAGCTGGTGAAGGTCCTGGGCGAGGGTGTCGCGGCGCAACTCTGCCATTTCCTGTCCGGGCAGCGGCTCTATGTGCCCCACGGCCGCAGCAGGATGCGCCGTCTCGATGTGCAGCGGCTGGCCGACACCGGGCGCGGGCGGCGCGAGATCGCCGCCACGCTCGGGATCTCACAGCGCCATGTCAGGCGGCTGGCGAACAGGCCGCCCGATCAGCTCCCCCTCTTTCCCGACGACTGA
- a CDS encoding ParB/RepB/Spo0J family partition protein has translation MTTEVFTDIALDAIRVPEDRARSFDADGAAALAGLIEVQGLMHPITVKPHFASTDDHPIYVLIAGLHRLRAFELLGRAAIPARVLSERSTDEARMDEVLENLGRNELTALDRAQHLYELKVVWDRMHPDFANGGGKTFPTGDEKVQIFGFATEVAEKIGMSKRAINIAVKIWTGLTPDSRRRLVGTKTASNQSEIKALSEQSPARQERIMDMLLSDPPIAASVADALVLIEAGSRPSEVEKRYQAVHRAIEALDDHTLDRVVLAHEGRVIASLRRQGKI, from the coding sequence ATGACGACCGAAGTTTTCACTGACATCGCGCTGGATGCGATCCGTGTTCCGGAGGATCGGGCGCGGTCGTTCGATGCGGACGGCGCTGCGGCGCTGGCCGGGCTGATCGAGGTGCAGGGGTTGATGCACCCGATCACCGTGAAGCCGCATTTTGCGAGCACCGATGACCATCCGATCTATGTGCTGATCGCCGGTCTGCACCGGCTGCGCGCCTTCGAGCTGCTGGGGCGCGCGGCGATCCCGGCGCGGGTGCTTTCCGAGCGCTCGACCGACGAAGCGCGGATGGATGAGGTTCTGGAGAACCTCGGCCGCAACGAGCTGACGGCGCTGGACCGGGCGCAGCACCTGTACGAGCTGAAGGTGGTCTGGGATCGGATGCACCCTGACTTCGCAAACGGCGGTGGGAAAACTTTTCCCACCGGTGATGAGAAGGTGCAAATCTTCGGTTTTGCTACGGAAGTGGCCGAAAAAATCGGCATGTCGAAGCGCGCGATCAACATCGCCGTCAAGATCTGGACCGGCCTGACGCCTGACAGCCGCCGCCGTCTGGTGGGCACCAAGACCGCCTCGAACCAGTCGGAAATCAAGGCGCTGTCCGAGCAAAGCCCGGCCCGACAAGAGCGGATCATGGACATGTTGCTGAGCGATCCGCCGATCGCGGCCAGCGTGGCAGATGCGCTGGTGCTGATCGAGGCCGGATCGCGCCCGAGCGAGGTCGAAAAGCGCTACCAGGCGGTGCATCGCGCGATCGAGGCGCTGGACGATCACACGCTTGATCGGGTGGTCTTGGCCCATGAGGGGCGCGTGATCGCCTCCCTGCGTCGGCAGGGGAAGATCTGA
- a CDS encoding Mu transposase C-terminal domain-containing protein: protein MTTSAPQTFFTARELAEISKARGLTCFPQAERGARDYAARNGWNELGKNLARKRPGKVGGGGMEYHISLMPEPLRLAYEGSLITAGLKARLEAEHSADDRRIAALKASTLPARARNVMEARAEILKAIEGYAISQGMGRAWGVAQFLNAQAAMVVRQEIEARRDCGEILTDREIASLARPLLLKTGFMIDPERIVVANDRRGKPSVGRSAIYDWFKTRDEKGVVALAPAATKEEMPIPPAFADFLRHYAMPSKPSIADAYREYLKEAAAKDGVQLMTLTLSQVEYILRVRMNNIEKHVGREGMLTLRSRLPYVTRTTDDMWPTTVYTADGKTFDAEIEDPVSHNAIRPEITTVMDLVTRKVVGISLGRSENQKSVAEALRRSCVSHGICAIFYVDRGPGYRNEAMDADVSGLMGRLGITKAHAAPYGSQAKGRIERIQHTIWDRLAKRLPTYIGTDMDKEAGDKIHKLTRREIREYGRSRNLPTWAEFVKLCEDMVAEYNAKPHSSLPQIRDPETGKLRHMSPNECWEAHVVRGFEPVTVDPAEADDLFRPYEIRTTRRGEVLWNTNQYFDHALAPYHEPKVMVGYDYHQADRVWVREFDKETGQPGKLICVARFMANAERYFPVSYEQQAIENRAKGQLKRLERKVAAVEAERAGQQLVDLRAQNIPAGMFDAPAAEMVTITAPSTVSIAPVEAASAPAAKRRTFASDEALAAWALEHPEELKPNQIAVLRGCLNSSTARELFRMSGIDLEALRNLLRAVA, encoded by the coding sequence GTGACGACTTCCGCACCTCAGACCTTCTTCACGGCACGCGAGCTGGCTGAGATCTCCAAAGCGCGCGGACTGACGTGCTTTCCGCAAGCCGAGCGCGGCGCCAGAGATTATGCCGCGCGCAATGGATGGAATGAGCTTGGAAAAAATCTGGCCCGCAAGCGCCCCGGAAAGGTCGGCGGCGGCGGGATGGAGTACCACATCAGCCTGATGCCGGAGCCGCTGCGGCTGGCCTATGAGGGCAGTCTGATCACTGCTGGCCTCAAAGCCCGTCTGGAGGCCGAGCACTCGGCGGATGATCGCCGGATCGCGGCGCTGAAGGCCAGCACGCTGCCCGCCCGCGCCCGCAATGTGATGGAAGCCCGTGCCGAGATCCTGAAGGCGATCGAGGGCTATGCGATTTCGCAGGGGATGGGCCGTGCCTGGGGCGTGGCGCAGTTCCTGAACGCACAGGCCGCGATGGTCGTGCGTCAGGAAATCGAGGCGCGGCGGGATTGCGGGGAAATCCTGACGGATCGCGAGATCGCCAGCCTGGCGCGGCCGCTGCTTCTGAAGACCGGGTTCATGATTGACCCGGAGCGGATCGTGGTGGCGAATGACCGCCGCGGCAAGCCCTCTGTCGGTCGCAGCGCGATCTATGACTGGTTCAAGACTCGCGACGAAAAGGGCGTCGTGGCGCTGGCCCCTGCGGCGACGAAAGAGGAAATGCCGATCCCGCCCGCCTTCGCGGACTTCCTTCGGCACTATGCTATGCCCAGCAAGCCGTCGATCGCCGATGCCTATCGCGAATATCTCAAGGAAGCCGCGGCGAAAGACGGTGTGCAGCTGATGACGCTGACGCTGTCGCAGGTCGAATACATCCTGCGGGTGCGGATGAACAACATCGAGAAGCACGTCGGCCGCGAAGGCATGCTGACACTGCGCTCGCGCCTGCCCTATGTCACCCGCACCACCGACGACATGTGGCCGACCACGGTTTACACCGCCGACGGCAAGACCTTCGACGCCGAGATCGAGGACCCGGTCAGCCACAATGCGATCCGGCCCGAAATCACCACGGTCATGGATCTGGTGACGCGCAAGGTGGTTGGCATTTCGCTTGGCCGGTCGGAAAATCAGAAGTCCGTGGCCGAGGCGCTGCGGCGGTCCTGCGTCTCGCACGGGATCTGCGCGATCTTCTATGTGGACCGCGGCCCCGGCTATCGCAACGAGGCGATGGATGCTGACGTGTCCGGCCTGATGGGGCGGCTGGGCATCACGAAGGCCCATGCCGCGCCCTATGGGTCGCAGGCAAAGGGGCGCATCGAGCGCATTCAGCACACGATCTGGGACCGGCTTGCCAAGCGCCTGCCGACCTACATCGGCACCGACATGGACAAGGAGGCTGGCGACAAGATCCACAAGCTGACCCGTCGCGAGATCCGCGAATACGGCCGGTCGCGCAACCTGCCGACCTGGGCGGAGTTCGTGAAGCTGTGCGAGGACATGGTCGCCGAATACAACGCCAAGCCGCACAGCAGCCTGCCGCAGATCCGCGACCCGGAGACGGGCAAGCTGCGCCACATGTCGCCCAACGAGTGCTGGGAGGCCCATGTGGTGCGCGGTTTCGAGCCCGTGACGGTCGATCCGGCCGAGGCCGACGATCTTTTCCGCCCCTACGAGATCCGTACCACACGGCGCGGCGAGGTGCTGTGGAACACCAACCAGTATTTCGATCACGCGCTTGCCCCCTATCACGAGCCGAAGGTGATGGTCGGTTACGACTATCACCAGGCCGATCGGGTCTGGGTGCGCGAGTTCGACAAGGAAACCGGGCAGCCCGGCAAACTGATCTGCGTTGCCCGCTTCATGGCGAATGCCGAGCGCTATTTCCCGGTCAGCTATGAGCAGCAGGCCATCGAAAACCGCGCCAAGGGTCAGCTGAAGCGGCTGGAACGCAAGGTCGCGGCCGTTGAAGCCGAGCGCGCGGGGCAGCAGCTGGTCGATCTGCGGGCTCAGAACATCCCCGCAGGAATGTTCGATGCGCCTGCGGCCGAGATGGTGACGATCACCGCGCCGAGCACCGTCAGCATTGCGCCCGTCGAAGCTGCATCGGCACCCGCTGCGAAGCGTCGGACCTTCGCTTCGGACGAGGCGCTCGCCGCCTGGGCGCTGGAGCATCCGGAAGAACTGAAACCTAACCAGATCGCCGTTTTGCGGGGCTGCCTGAACAGCTCGACCGCGCGGGAGCTGTTTCGAATGTCAGGCATCGACTTGGAGGCGCTGCGAAACCTCCTCCGCGCCGTTGCCTGA
- a CDS encoding YggL 50S ribosome-binding family protein — protein sequence MRADQDSGKVLEAVIVGLDGAPDESLLNVFQGYGGSVRFSSGTYTARLCRITASCTEGDRAAVKAWLRKAKEIDRHH from the coding sequence ATGCGCGCGGACCAAGATAGCGGGAAGGTGCTGGAGGCGGTGATCGTCGGCTTGGACGGTGCGCCCGACGAAAGCTTGCTGAACGTGTTTCAGGGCTATGGCGGCAGCGTCAGGTTTTCCAGCGGCACATACACGGCACGGCTGTGCCGGATCACCGCGAGCTGCACCGAAGGCGATCGCGCCGCCGTCAAGGCGTGGCTGCGCAAAGCAAAAGAGATCGATCGCCATCACTGA
- a CDS encoding AAA family ATPase, whose translation MRNVFVETSNVREFYASLKKLNERGAEEACMVVVDGKPGLGKTTTLNRWVTQTGSVYLRAQKGWDYGWFIQELLAELSVDPKSIRGKRDRFARVLSELQDRADRAALRDRTFGIVIDECDLVSSRGEIMEAIRGISDLKFLPTILVGMGTLRDNLRRFPQIESRAPNKVAFTPATIDDARAIIRERCEVPVAEELIQYVWRASKGFNREILDAIAHIERFGLRAEIDDDGVTLADMAGQPIMTDRTNGKEIIVTVAA comes from the coding sequence ATGAGAAACGTTTTTGTCGAGACGAGCAACGTCCGCGAATTCTACGCCTCGCTTAAGAAGCTCAACGAACGCGGCGCCGAAGAGGCCTGCATGGTCGTTGTCGATGGCAAGCCGGGCCTTGGCAAGACCACGACGCTCAATCGCTGGGTCACCCAGACTGGCAGCGTCTATCTGCGGGCGCAGAAGGGCTGGGATTACGGCTGGTTCATCCAGGAGCTTCTGGCCGAACTGTCGGTAGACCCGAAGAGCATCCGCGGCAAGCGGGATCGGTTCGCGCGTGTCCTGAGCGAGCTTCAAGACCGGGCCGATCGGGCGGCGCTGCGGGATCGGACCTTCGGCATCGTGATCGACGAATGCGACCTGGTGTCGTCGCGCGGCGAGATCATGGAGGCGATCCGCGGTATTTCCGACCTGAAGTTCTTGCCGACGATCCTTGTCGGCATGGGAACGCTGCGCGACAACCTGCGCCGCTTTCCGCAGATCGAGAGCCGGGCACCGAACAAGGTCGCGTTCACCCCCGCCACGATCGACGACGCCCGGGCCATCATTCGCGAGCGGTGCGAGGTGCCGGTCGCCGAGGAGCTGATCCAGTATGTCTGGCGGGCCTCGAAGGGCTTCAACCGGGAAATCCTGGACGCGATCGCGCATATCGAACGGTTCGGCCTGCGCGCCGAGATCGACGATGACGGTGTGACGCTGGCCGACATGGCCGGTCAGCCGATCATGACCGACCGCACGAACGGCAAGGAAATCATCGTGACGGTGGCGGCGTGA
- a CDS encoding DUF1804 family protein, whose amino-acid sequence MARNNEDVRRKARSDYVFRRFTAATIAAAYGISEATVGRWKKAAKEQGDDWDKARTAHVIAGEGVEAVVSTVVEDFMIQAQEILEEIKSGSHTTQEKVSMLVSLSDAMTKMAASAKKFAPKISELGVAQHVMREMLDFVREHFPHHSAAILEIIEPFSERLAEIYTS is encoded by the coding sequence ATGGCGCGCAATAACGAGGATGTGCGCCGCAAGGCCCGCTCGGACTATGTCTTCCGGCGCTTTACCGCCGCCACCATCGCCGCCGCTTACGGCATTTCCGAGGCGACGGTCGGGCGCTGGAAGAAAGCCGCCAAGGAACAGGGCGACGACTGGGACAAGGCCCGCACCGCCCATGTGATCGCTGGCGAAGGCGTCGAGGCCGTGGTTTCGACCGTGGTCGAAGACTTCATGATCCAGGCGCAAGAGATCCTCGAAGAGATCAAGTCCGGAAGCCATACGACGCAGGAAAAGGTGTCGATGCTCGTCTCCCTTTCGGACGCGATGACGAAAATGGCCGCCAGCGCCAAGAAGTTCGCGCCGAAGATCTCGGAACTGGGCGTGGCGCAGCATGTCATGCGCGAGATGCTGGATTTCGTGCGCGAGCACTTCCCCCACCATTCGGCCGCGATCCTCGAGATCATCGAGCCCTTCAGTGAGCGGCTGGCCGAGATCTACACGTCATGA
- a CDS encoding DUF7168 domain-containing protein: protein MADDVKRRIAALLGMTKARGCSEAEAMAAAEKAAQLMQEHGLTEADVLFGKASAKSKTNGNGARDPLWGTLARNTNTALIYEFGRATFVGAGPGPEIAAYLFVVLGRAIDGAIAEYKGSQNYKRRRSIDSKRRAVQDFTHAMVRRLQMKLEALFEGVRSSEARSLAMSARDQMFPGGTPVRGPAPAKLRNGKALLAGLAAGERVELSHGVAGAKNCLSLSVNEPD from the coding sequence ATGGCCGACGACGTTAAACGCAGGATCGCCGCCCTTCTGGGAATGACCAAAGCCCGCGGTTGTTCGGAAGCCGAAGCGATGGCCGCCGCCGAAAAAGCGGCGCAACTGATGCAGGAACACGGGTTGACCGAAGCTGATGTCCTGTTCGGGAAGGCCTCGGCGAAGTCGAAGACGAACGGTAACGGGGCGCGCGATCCGCTCTGGGGGACGCTGGCCCGCAACACCAACACCGCGCTGATTTATGAGTTTGGTCGGGCAACATTTGTCGGAGCCGGACCCGGCCCTGAGATTGCGGCTTATCTTTTCGTCGTGCTCGGCCGGGCGATTGATGGTGCGATTGCCGAATACAAGGGCTCGCAGAATTACAAGCGCCGCCGGTCGATCGACAGCAAACGTCGCGCTGTCCAGGACTTCACGCATGCCATGGTGCGGCGTCTGCAGATGAAGCTTGAGGCGCTGTTTGAAGGTGTCAGATCGTCCGAAGCGCGCAGCCTCGCCATGTCGGCGCGGGACCAGATGTTTCCAGGCGGCACGCCGGTCAGGGGTCCCGCGCCCGCCAAGCTGCGCAACGGCAAGGCGCTGCTCGCGGGGCTTGCGGCCGGGGAGAGAGTGGAACTTTCGCACGGTGTCGCCGGAGCGAAAAATTGCCTCTCACTTTCTGTCAACGAACCGGACTAA
- a CDS encoding regulatory protein GemA has product MNLNTVINIAKGQIGMAEDDYRAMLERVTGKASLKLMTDRQKTAVLDEMKRMGFQKTGGKRAPAARRDVRYCHVLWGLLHKAGVANVAGAKGLNAFIRSRYGAAWGAVPIDIDRMTDAKQISTVIEALQAWCKRHNIPTELPREGDRK; this is encoded by the coding sequence ATGAACCTGAACACCGTGATCAACATCGCCAAGGGCCAGATCGGCATGGCCGAGGACGATTACCGCGCCATGCTGGAGCGGGTGACCGGGAAGGCTTCGCTGAAGCTGATGACGGACCGTCAGAAAACTGCGGTTCTTGACGAGATGAAGCGCATGGGCTTCCAGAAGACCGGCGGCAAGCGCGCCCCCGCCGCCCGCCGCGATGTTCGCTACTGCCATGTCCTCTGGGGCCTGCTGCACAAGGCGGGCGTCGCGAATGTGGCGGGCGCGAAGGGGCTGAACGCCTTCATCCGGTCGCGCTATGGCGCCGCCTGGGGCGCGGTGCCGATCGACATCGACCGGATGACCGACGCCAAGCAGATCAGCACCGTGATCGAGGCCCTGCAGGCCTGGTGCAAACGCCACAACATCCCCACCGAATTGCCCAGAGAGGGAGATCGGAAATGA
- a CDS encoding 3TM-type holin produces the protein MSALVALAGSAGLKVVEKIVARKFGDGAGQLAGDILGAIADQVGVPVDQLDQAAEDQPAVVTQALRTVEERSPELIALYASGLELQKAQLAAEASEPLWMRAWRPAGMYLLAALWLWSVIVLHVVNAAFGTAMPQMSVDQLLTLSGIYMGLYMGGHTAKDMVAKWAGAQK, from the coding sequence ATGTCCGCCCTTGTTGCCCTGGCCGGATCGGCCGGCCTGAAAGTCGTCGAAAAGATCGTCGCCCGCAAATTCGGCGACGGCGCCGGTCAGCTTGCCGGTGATATTCTCGGTGCGATCGCCGATCAGGTCGGTGTGCCGGTGGATCAACTCGACCAGGCGGCCGAGGATCAGCCCGCGGTGGTCACCCAGGCTTTGCGCACGGTCGAGGAGCGCAGCCCGGAACTGATCGCCCTTTATGCTTCGGGGCTGGAGCTGCAGAAGGCGCAGCTGGCGGCCGAGGCCTCCGAACCGCTCTGGATGCGCGCCTGGCGCCCGGCCGGGATGTATCTGCTGGCGGCGCTCTGGCTGTGGTCGGTGATCGTGCTGCATGTCGTCAACGCCGCGTTCGGGACCGCGATGCCGCAGATGTCCGTTGACCAGCTGCTGACGCTTTCGGGGATTTACATGGGTCTTTACATGGGCGGGCACACGGCCAAAGACATGGTCGCGAAATGGGCGGGGGCGCAGAAATGA
- a CDS encoding helix-turn-helix domain-containing protein translates to MSKIWTKAQIKCALEEKGMTLTGLAILNDMNPSQMRSVWSRPVRSAEKVLADFLGVPPAELFPTRYPMRKSSLLSAENEARIARKKAGLDPDKGVAA, encoded by the coding sequence ATGAGCAAAATCTGGACGAAAGCCCAGATCAAGTGCGCCCTTGAGGAGAAAGGCATGACCCTGACGGGCCTTGCCATCCTCAACGACATGAACCCGAGTCAGATGCGGTCCGTTTGGAGCCGCCCCGTCCGCTCTGCCGAGAAGGTCCTCGCCGATTTTCTTGGCGTGCCGCCCGCGGAGCTTTTCCCGACTCGTTATCCCATGCGGAAATCCTCGCTTCTTTCTGCCGAGAATGAAGCCCGGATCGCAAGGAAAAAAGCGGGTCTCGATCCTGACAAGGGAGTCGCAGCATGA
- a CDS encoding hemolysin XhlA family protein has translation MTALPSHPAVPPHVAESIERAHKRIDRHEERIQRIELDGATMAEWRKNTTETLKSIRSGITWLITLILGGLLAAVIKFVISGGLNGAQ, from the coding sequence ATGACCGCACTGCCCAGCCATCCCGCCGTGCCCCCGCATGTCGCCGAGTCGATCGAGCGCGCCCACAAGCGCATCGACCGGCACGAAGAGCGGATCCAACGGATCGAGCTCGACGGGGCGACCATGGCCGAATGGCGCAAGAACACCACCGAAACGCTCAAGTCGATCCGGTCTGGCATCACTTGGCTCATCACCCTGATCCTGGGCGGGCTCTTGGCCGCCGTCATCAAGTTCGTCATCTCGGGAGGCCTCAATGGCGCGCAATAA